AGCCGATCACTTCATCGTTGTGATCGATCACCGAGATCTCGCCCGGCATGGCCTCCAGCAGGGCTTTGACCACTGCTTCGTTCATGCGATCTATCATGGCTACTCCTTTATTTTTAAGCTTCAAACCAACATTTTGTCATTCCAGCGAAAGCTGGAATCCATGCTTAATGGGACACGGATTTTCACGGATATTTCCGCCCCTATGTCATTGCTTTCGTCATTCTGAGCCTGGCAGCCTGCCGAACTATCCGAAGAATCTCAAAACTATCGGCGCAGATCCTTCATCTGCTACAATGATGGTCTTTTCAGGATGACGCGCCCTTTATTCTTTAAACTTTAAACTGCCGCCTGTCCCCTGTAAACTTAAGGCATGCTTACTTTGCCCTTTAACCTGCCGCCGGCTAGGCCTCCAGTTCGGCCAGGGCCTTCCGGTAGGCGTGTTTATCCACCGCCCGGGAAAGCTCCCGATACAGCGTTTGGGCCTGCTGACGGACAGCCTCCTCCCGGCCCAGCCGGAAAAGCTGCAACAGGGCTTCGGCCTGCTGTCCGGGGCTGGGTGCCTTTTGGGCCAGCCCTTTTAGTTTCTCCATCGCCGGGCCCCGGTCGTCCAAGGCCTGCCGGCGGGCCGCGACGATCTCCAGGTCGAACAGGATATCCGGGCGGCGGCTCTTATCGGCCGATTCCCGGGCCGGGCCGATCAGCGGACCGGCCTGGTCCGGCCGGCCGGTATCCAGGTACAGCCGGGCCAGGGCGGCCCGGTAGGCGCACAGGTAATAATGGAACCCCAGTTCCTGGCCGATCCCGACGGCCTCCAGCAGGCTCTCCTCGGCCCCGGCAAAATCCCCCAGCCCGGCCCGGGCGGTTCCCCGCAGGTAAAGCCCGAAGCTCAGGATCGGCTGGTCGTTGTGGCGACGGGCCAGCTCGATCTGCCGGGACAGGTATTTTTCGGCCTGGGGCAGATCCCCGGTCTCCAGATGGATGGTTCCCATGTTCAGCAGGGCCACCGCCAGGTGGACCTGGTCGCCCAGCTCGGTGAAGATATCGTACTGCTGGCGGTTCCACTTGAGGGCCTTGGCGTAATCGCCCTTCTTCTCGTAGATGATGGCGATATTGCCCACCCCGAAGGCGATGGACTGCTTGTCCCCCGTCCGCCGGCTCTCCGACAGGGCCCGCTGGTAGCACTCCAGGGCCAGGTCCAGCTGCTCCCTCTCCAGGTGAACGTTGCCGATATTGCCGGCGGCCATGGCTATGTAATGGGGATCTTTTTTCTCCTCGGCTATCTGCAGGGCCCGGCGGTAATAATCCAGGGATCTTTCTATCTCGTGCATCTCGTAATAGAGCAGCCCGATGCGGTTGAGGGCCTGGCAGACCTCCTTGTCCCGGCCGATCTGCCGGGAGATCTCCAGGCTGGCCTGAAAATATTCCATGGCCCGGGGGTACTCCGTCCGGTGGTGATGGACGCTGCCCAGAGCGCTGGTGGTCCTGGCCAGGCCCGGCAGGTCGCCCAGTTCTTCATATATATCGCGGGCCTCCAACGCCAGTTGGTGCGACTGCTCGGTCTGGCCCCGGATATCCAGCATCAGGCTGAGGTCTGTCTTGGCCTGGGCGATGTTCCCCTGGTCGCCGGACCTTTCCGCCGCCGCCAGGTTCCGACGGTAGATGTCCTCGGTCACCGGCCATTTCCCCAGCAGCTTAAGCAGGGCGGCTTTTTCCCTCCACAGCCAGTTGGGATAATAGGCCGGCCGGCCATCGGCCAGGTACTGGAACCAGTAGGGGGTTAATTTGTATCCGGGCATTGTTTTCCTTGAGATTGAGGCGTTAAAAAAAGCGGTTTAGTAATACTTTTACAGATATTAATATACCGCTTTGGATTTGGCTTGTCAAATGAAATTCTTATTCACCGCAGAGACGCAGAGGCTTTTACCCTTTTTCGGCTTTCTGCCTGCCTTCCGTGTCATTGCGAGTATAGCACCGAAGATTCACAACCGAAGCAATCTCAGGTCCTTTTTAACCACAAAGCATGCCCCCGCTTTTTCGGGGTTCACGCATCTTATTGTTACCTGTGGTTCTCAAGACACAAAGAGACTTTTTTACTTTAGACTTTATGAGCTTTCAGCTTTAGTCTTTATACGAAACGCTGTCTCCCGAATACGCCTATTGACTTTTATTTCCTTCCACACATTCAGCCAGTAAGGCACGAATGCCTTCTCAGTGTGACAGACTTTGAACTTTAAAACCGCCAGCCGATACCCAGATTGACGTCGAAGCTAGTAAACTCCACGTTTATGTCCTCCGGATCGTCGTCAAAGTACATGCCGTCGGCATAGCGGGCCCGGAAATTTACAGTGGTATACAACAACTCGGTGTAATTCTTCTCCAGCCCTATCCCTCCGAAGAACCCGTAGCCGTTGCCGGTACGCTTGAGCTTTTCCGGGGGAAATATCTCGGGCACGGTATAAGATTCCACCGATACTTCACTTCTAAAATAAGATACGCCCACCATCAACAGTTGTCGCAATCCGTCCGTCGCGGGATTGAGCTTGAACTCATAGCCCAGGTCCAGGGGGGTGGCGGTGAATTTCCAGGCGGCGTGGTCTTCCACCATATCGTCCAATACAGCATCCAAGTAAGCATTGGTGCGCAAATATTCAGTGCCGACAAACAGGGAATGTTTGGGCGAAAGGTCGTAATAGAGGGCCAGAGAGCCGTAGGGGTTGACGATGTCTTTTTTATATTCGGAATTAGACAGCTGGCCGATAAAGTCGGACCAGGCCGGCAGGGGGTAATGGGCGGCGCCCAGGTTGAGCCGGAGGGAGAGGGGTTTGGCTGCCAGGGCGTTGTTATTGAACGATAATGCCAGCAAGGCCAGAATGAATGATAATATTGCCTTCTTCATTTTACCCCTTTTTGTATTGACATTGATTATATATATAATTTAAAAACCCGGCAAAGCCGGGCGAGTAAAATTTTAATTATTTATGTTTTTTCTTTAAATCTTCTACAAAATTAATGGTTGGTAATATAAAACGCCCTTGATAGCATTGCGAAGTTATATCAGAAACCAACGACCGCATAACACCATATAATATTGCCAGGCCGCTCAACGTTACTGCTTGTACGTATTGCTTGGCGTTATCTGTTTTTATTAAAGGGGTGTGTTCAAAAATGCCCATAAGCTCAAGGTGTATAAAATATGGAAAGGGGACCTTTGTTGGCGCATCAAAAGTAAATGATAAATTTAACCTATAACGGTTTTTTATTTCCTTGAATTGCCGCAGATTGTGATCCCATTTATACCCATATTTCCAAGGCAAAGGTAATGGTTTTACCCCGGCAAATTGGGGCTGTACTTTTATGGTACAGTCGGTTATTGTATAGTCTATCAGTTTTATAACTGGTTGCATGGTTAGCTCCACCCCATCACATGCCCATAGTCTTCAGCCCTTTTTACCGTTATTGTTTCCTTGGTATAACAAGGCATTGGTATTATATTTGAATACTGGCTGAAATCAAATTCATTTGCCAGGGGTTCAAATCTTGTATTGATTTTAGCATCAAGCATAAAAGCTATTTTTGCCAAGCTATCCAGTGTAATATTGGCAGTACCCCGCAATAACTTTGTTATGTAAGGCGGTTTGCAACCCAGTTTACGGGCTAATTCAGCTTTGTTTATTTTTTTTGTTTCCATTAAATTATAAATCGCTTCAGTAACTTCAATTTTTAGAAGTTCTGCATAATACACAGGACTACTGTGCAAGGCTTTAAATTTTTGGGTAAAAGCCTTTTCTGCTTCTTGTTTTGTTCTAATCATTATATTCCCTCCAAATATTTTTTCTTTAAAGCCTTTGCTTTATCAATCTCTTTGGGCCTTGTTCTTTGCCCTTGTTTCCATACACCGTGTGTACAAATAATAATATAGCCTGGTTGATAGAAAAACAACAAACGGATATGCTTGTGTTTAAATTCATAAATATCGTCTCTTAAATGGCGACACTTTTCAGGATTTTTTGGTGTCCCATTTTCAGCAGAGCTCGATAAAAGTGTGAATATGCCCGTATGCTCATTCGGGTCAGTTTTTTCTAGAGAGTCTAAAAAATCTAGCGTATAACAAGTACCGTCAACACTTAGGGCGTTTATTGAAAAAGTACGCCCCGTTCTCATCTCAATCAGTTCAATCATATATTAACCTATGAGTTAATGTTTGTCAAGAACAAAATTATAATATTTTTCACCCCTCCACCACCTTTATCTCATGCTGGCTTAACCTGTAAATTTAGCCCGGCCCGCCGGGCCTTTGAACACTTTTATGATTTTTTATTTCTGCGGTTATACGGGCTTTGATTGATGGGCTTTAACGAAATGCCCTGTTTGCTTGCTTTTTTAGGCTATGACCCCCCGCGTTCTGTCTGCCCTGGCGGGGGTGTTTTAATTGGCCAATTATTTTAGCTATGACGCCGCTTGCGTGGTCCAGGGCTGGCCGGTATTGCGGGTTGATTTTGGCAGGTTGTTTATACTCCATATATTTTAGGGGTTCTGAGGGGCGTGACTGGGGCGGTCGGGGTCCCCCTGCGCGCAGGCATTTGCCGCTGGCGCGGGGTTTTTCGGCCATTTCCCTCATAGTCAAAACTCCCTTGATAATGCCATAAATGAATCAGCTACGAATACTATCTTACAATGCGGAGTTACCATTAAAAAATGGTACGTATTTTTGATCCTCCTCCAATATATGCTTGGTCAGCCAGTCGCGCAGCGTAAACATGGTTTCTACACTGGTAGAATAATCTTCATTTTCGTGTTTTTCCTTCAGCGCAAGAATGGTTTTCTTGAATATATTATGCTCCTGAATATGCTGCATGGTCTCGGGGTACAGATGAAGCCCGAACAAGGTCTCCTCCGCATCGAAATGGTATTCGGCATAATCCATCATCTCGGTCAATATCCCTTCCAAGATGGCTTTGGCCCCATCATCTTTCAGGGCAGTATATAGATTATTAACTAGTTCGACAAGTTTTATATGCTGATCATCTATTTCCTCGATGTTTACCTTGTATTTGGCGGCCCATTTTATCAACGTCATATCAGCAAATCTCCGTTGCTTCATGACTGGAAAGGTATTCCCTGGTCTTTAAGATGGCCTCCTGGGGATCGACTTCAACATTGCTGACGGTTACCCAGCCGTCTCCCAGCTGATGCTTATGATAATAACGATATCCGCCTATCGGATCAATAACCTTGGCAATCACATTATTTCCATCTAATCTGAACAGCACCGCAGAAACGATTTCCGGCTCTGCCAAATACTGGCTCTTGGGATGGGGCATTTGGCCCAGAACGAAACCCAGCTGTTTCTCCCGTTCGGTAATTACCGTGGCATACATATTGACTGCTCCATAAGGATTATTTCAGGGAAATTGTGATTTGGTTTTTATTTTGGGTGAACTTTATCTTGTCCTCCCGGGCCAGCCAGCCTATGGCCAGGTAAAGATGTTTATCGTCCAGCTTGGCCTGCTTTTTAAGGGCGCTGAGGTTATGTTCCCCCTTGGCATTGAGGATCTTCCATAAAGCGCCCGCATTCCGGCCTATGACCGGAGTCCACATTTCGGACACCTCCTTCATTCATTTGATGGTTCGATACCGGCTTATGCCGATCTATCCAATATGATATCGGCTTCATCAATGGAAGAAGCCGTATTGGCGGTAGGATATCCCCGCGGAGGATTCCCCTGCTGTTTGGCCTCTTCGCTGCCGGACGGTGGTACGACCTGGATCATGCGTTTGACCCCCAAGTATCCCAAAAAGGCCTGAGCCCGCTTGATCTCGATAGCGCCTTTGGGACCGATGGGATGGGCTTGGGAGATATCGCTTACTACGGTAAAACCGGATTGGAGTTTTTTGGCCTCCTCCATGGTCTTATCGGCGGCGGCTTTGGCCGTTTCGTCCGAAATGGGGCCTTTGATCACCAAGTATAATCGGTTCTTAACAGGATCGGTCCAGATTTTGTAATCAAGATCCATATTTCAGCCTCCTCCTTTTAAAAGGAATGCCTTTGTTCCGGCTGTTTTCAGGAAAGAGTTTATGCCCGGTTTTTACTTTATTTTCTCGACCGCCTCTGTTGCCTGCTCCCGGGTGTCATAAATATTTATATCAAATTTTACCTTGCGGGATGATGTACGCACTGTCATTCTGGCCATCGGGTCC
This sequence is a window from Candidatus Edwardsbacteria bacterium. Protein-coding genes within it:
- a CDS encoding tetratricopeptide repeat protein: MPGYKLTPYWFQYLADGRPAYYPNWLWREKAALLKLLGKWPVTEDIYRRNLAAAERSGDQGNIAQAKTDLSLMLDIRGQTEQSHQLALEARDIYEELGDLPGLARTTSALGSVHHHRTEYPRAMEYFQASLEISRQIGRDKEVCQALNRIGLLYYEMHEIERSLDYYRRALQIAEEKKDPHYIAMAAGNIGNVHLEREQLDLALECYQRALSESRRTGDKQSIAFGVGNIAIIYEKKGDYAKALKWNRQQYDIFTELGDQVHLAVALLNMGTIHLETGDLPQAEKYLSRQIELARRHNDQPILSFGLYLRGTARAGLGDFAGAEESLLEAVGIGQELGFHYYLCAYRAALARLYLDTGRPDQAGPLIGPARESADKSRRPDILFDLEIVAARRQALDDRGPAMEKLKGLAQKAPSPGQQAEALLQLFRLGREEAVRQQAQTLYRELSRAVDKHAYRKALAELEA
- a CDS encoding protein-export chaperone SecB, whose protein sequence is MQPVIKLIDYTITDCTIKVQPQFAGVKPLPLPWKYGYKWDHNLRQFKEIKNRYRLNLSFTFDAPTKVPFPYFIHLELMGIFEHTPLIKTDNAKQYVQAVTLSGLAILYGVMRSLVSDITSQCYQGRFILPTINFVEDLKKKHK
- a CDS encoding helix-turn-helix transcriptional regulator — its product is MIRTKQEAEKAFTQKFKALHSSPVYYAELLKIEVTEAIYNLMETKKINKAELARKLGCKPPYITKLLRGTANITLDSLAKIAFMLDAKINTRFEPLANEFDFSQYSNIIPMPCYTKETITVKRAEDYGHVMGWS
- a CDS encoding type II toxin-antitoxin system RelE/ParE family toxin, whose protein sequence is MIELIEMRTGRTFSINALSVDGTCYTLDFLDSLEKTDPNEHTGIFTLLSSSAENGTPKNPEKCRHLRDDIYEFKHKHIRLLFFYQPGYIIICTHGVWKQGQRTRPKEIDKAKALKKKYLEGI
- a CDS encoding bacteriohemerythrin — its product is MTLIKWAAKYKVNIEEIDDQHIKLVELVNNLYTALKDDGAKAILEGILTEMMDYAEYHFDAEETLFGLHLYPETMQHIQEHNIFKKTILALKEKHENEDYSTSVETMFTLRDWLTKHILEEDQKYVPFFNGNSAL
- a CDS encoding winged helix-turn-helix domain-containing protein; this translates as MWTPVIGRNAGALWKILNAKGEHNLSALKKQAKLDDKHLYLAIGWLAREDKIKFTQNKNQITISLK